A region from the Corylus avellana chromosome ca7, CavTom2PMs-1.0 genome encodes:
- the LOC132188499 gene encoding cell division protein FtsY homolog, chloroplastic isoform X1, which produces MAASPAHLSHLCKPPPPSPSPSLSPHILSTLPRARSVPYSPNRPDNSRFKCLAGQTGFFTRLGRLIKEKAQSDVEKVFSGFSKTRDNLAVIDELLLYWNLADTDKVLDELEEALLVSDFGPKITIKIVERLREDILAGKLKSGNEIKDALKKSVLELITTRGSKTELQLGFRKPAVIMIVGVNGGGKTTSLGKLAYRLKNEGAKILMAAGDTFRAAASDQLEIWAERTGCEIVVSERDKAKASSVLSQAVKRGKEQDFDVVLCDTSGRLHTNYSLMEELIACKKAVGKVVSGAPNEILLVLDGTTGLNMLPQAREFNEIVGITGLILTKLDGSARGGCVVSVVDELGIPVKFVGVGEGVEDLQPFDAEAFVNAIFS; this is translated from the exons ATGGCAGCTTCTCCTGCTCACCTCTCGCACCTCTGCAAACCTCCTCCgccttcaccttcaccttcatTATCACCCCACATCCTCTCAACCCTCCCCAGGGCCCGCTCCGTTCCTTACAGTCCGAACCGACCCGACAATTCGCGGTTCAAATGCTTGGCCGGGCAGACCGGGTTCTTCACGCGGCTCGGGCGCTTGATCAAGGAGAAGGCCCAGAGTGACGTGGAGAAGGTATTCTCAGGCTTCTCGAAAACCCGTGACAATCTCGCCGTCATTGACGAGCTCCTCCTCTACTGGAACCTCGCCGACACCGATAAAGTCCTCGACGAACTCGAAGAG GCTCTACTGGTGTCTGACTTCGGACCAAAGATCACCATTAAGATCGTGGAGAGGTTGCGGGAGGATATATTGGCAGGGAAGCTTAAGTCAGGGAATGAGATTAAG GATGCGTTGAAGAAGAGTGTGTTGGAATTGATAACTACGAGGGGTAGTAAAACCGAGCTTCAGCTTGGATTCAG GAAACCCGCTGTGATTATGATTGTGGGTGTCAATGGAGGTGGCAAGACAACATCACTTG GAAAACTGGCCTATAGACTGAAAAATGAAGGGGCCAAG ATATTGATGGCAGCGGGAGATACTTTTAGAGCAGCTGCTAGTGATCAGCTCGAGATATGGGCTGAGAGGACTGGGTGCGAGATTGTTGTGTCTGAAAGGGATAAGGCGAAAGCATCATCAG TTCTTTCACAAGCTGTGAAAAGAGGGAAGGAACAAGATTTCGATGTAGTGTTATGTGACACGTCTGGAC GTCTACACACTAATTACAGCCTGATGGAAGAGTTGATTGCATGTAAAAAAGCTGTGGGCAAAGTTGTTTCAGGTGCACCAAAT GAGATCCTGCTAGTTTTGGATGGGACCACAGGTTTGAATATGCTACCACAAGCAAGAGAGTTCAATGAA ATCGTTGGAATAACTGGTTTGATTTTGACAAAACTTGATGGTTCTGCCAGAGGTGGCTGCGTG
- the LOC132188499 gene encoding cell division protein FtsY homolog, chloroplastic isoform X2 encodes MAASPAHLSHLCKPPPPSPSPSLSPHILSTLPRARSVPYSPNRPDNSRFKCLAGQTGFFTRLGRLIKEKAQSDVEKVFSGFSKTRDNLAVIDELLLYWNLADTDKVLDELEEALLVSDFGPKITIKIVERLREDILAGKLKSGNEIKDALKKSVLELITTRGSKTELQLGFRKPAVIMIVGVNGGGKTTSLGKLAYRLKNEGAKILMAAGDTFRAAASDQLEIWAERTGCEIVVSERDKAKASSVLSQAVKRGKEQDFDVVLCDTSGRLHTNYSLMEELIACKKAVGKVVSGAPNEILLVLDGTTGLNMLPQAREFNEVLFPSLPFALTWFDRWNNWFDFDKT; translated from the exons ATGGCAGCTTCTCCTGCTCACCTCTCGCACCTCTGCAAACCTCCTCCgccttcaccttcaccttcatTATCACCCCACATCCTCTCAACCCTCCCCAGGGCCCGCTCCGTTCCTTACAGTCCGAACCGACCCGACAATTCGCGGTTCAAATGCTTGGCCGGGCAGACCGGGTTCTTCACGCGGCTCGGGCGCTTGATCAAGGAGAAGGCCCAGAGTGACGTGGAGAAGGTATTCTCAGGCTTCTCGAAAACCCGTGACAATCTCGCCGTCATTGACGAGCTCCTCCTCTACTGGAACCTCGCCGACACCGATAAAGTCCTCGACGAACTCGAAGAG GCTCTACTGGTGTCTGACTTCGGACCAAAGATCACCATTAAGATCGTGGAGAGGTTGCGGGAGGATATATTGGCAGGGAAGCTTAAGTCAGGGAATGAGATTAAG GATGCGTTGAAGAAGAGTGTGTTGGAATTGATAACTACGAGGGGTAGTAAAACCGAGCTTCAGCTTGGATTCAG GAAACCCGCTGTGATTATGATTGTGGGTGTCAATGGAGGTGGCAAGACAACATCACTTG GAAAACTGGCCTATAGACTGAAAAATGAAGGGGCCAAG ATATTGATGGCAGCGGGAGATACTTTTAGAGCAGCTGCTAGTGATCAGCTCGAGATATGGGCTGAGAGGACTGGGTGCGAGATTGTTGTGTCTGAAAGGGATAAGGCGAAAGCATCATCAG TTCTTTCACAAGCTGTGAAAAGAGGGAAGGAACAAGATTTCGATGTAGTGTTATGTGACACGTCTGGAC GTCTACACACTAATTACAGCCTGATGGAAGAGTTGATTGCATGTAAAAAAGCTGTGGGCAAAGTTGTTTCAGGTGCACCAAAT GAGATCCTGCTAGTTTTGGATGGGACCACAGGTTTGAATATGCTACCACAAGCAAGAGAGTTCAATGAAGTATTATTCCCATCTTTGCCTTTCGCGTTAACGTGGTTTG ATCGTTGGAATAACTGGTTTGATTTTGACAAAACTTGA